Proteins encoded within one genomic window of Kibdelosporangium phytohabitans:
- a CDS encoding winged helix DNA-binding domain-containing protein — protein MTVLTSRALNRAALARQMLLERTDLPVYDAVAHLCGMQAQEPQEPSIGLWSRLRAFDPAGLDDLVTERRLVRTHLMRRTIHLVTADDAVAWRARHDPMLHQRVMGVYRSELDGVDLEELTAAAYAQLADGEPRTMSDLGRSMLERWPSSTQRALGELVAAVLVPMVQLPPRGLWRAKGGARMVPIASWLGREVDPPAPDGTDPVGETLALRYLAAYGPATVADLRAWCGLAGLPGAVKAVREQLVTFRDEHGRELVDLPNAPRPDPDTPAPVRFLPAFENAILGYQDRSRIIDDADRNLSIAGARVVLVDGRVTATWTVDADTVIVTPLRGLSRSERTAVTEEGHELAAFLSDKESDRVKIA, from the coding sequence GTGACCGTATTGACCTCCAGGGCGCTCAACCGTGCGGCGCTCGCACGCCAGATGCTGCTCGAACGCACCGACCTGCCGGTGTACGACGCCGTCGCACACCTGTGCGGCATGCAAGCGCAGGAACCGCAGGAACCGTCCATCGGGCTCTGGTCACGGCTGCGCGCCTTCGACCCGGCCGGCCTCGACGACCTGGTCACCGAACGGCGCCTGGTGCGCACCCACCTCATGCGGCGCACGATCCACCTCGTCACCGCCGACGACGCGGTGGCCTGGCGGGCACGCCACGACCCCATGCTGCACCAGCGGGTGATGGGCGTTTACCGCAGTGAGCTGGACGGAGTGGACCTCGAGGAGCTCACCGCCGCGGCGTACGCGCAGCTGGCCGACGGCGAGCCCCGCACGATGAGCGATCTCGGCCGGTCGATGCTCGAGCGCTGGCCGTCGAGCACCCAGCGTGCGCTGGGCGAACTGGTGGCCGCCGTCCTCGTCCCGATGGTGCAGCTGCCACCGCGCGGGCTGTGGCGCGCGAAGGGCGGCGCCCGCATGGTGCCGATCGCCTCGTGGCTGGGGCGGGAGGTCGACCCGCCCGCCCCGGACGGTACCGACCCGGTCGGCGAGACACTGGCACTGCGCTACCTCGCCGCGTACGGACCCGCCACCGTCGCCGATCTGCGCGCCTGGTGCGGCCTCGCCGGACTGCCCGGCGCGGTGAAGGCAGTCCGCGAGCAGCTGGTCACGTTCCGCGATGAACACGGCCGTGAACTGGTCGATCTCCCGAACGCGCCACGCCCCGACCCCGACACACCCGCCCCGGTCCGCTTCCTGCCCGCGTTCGAGAACGCGATCCTCGGCTACCAGGACCGCAGCCGGATCATCGACGACGCTGACCGCAATCTGTCCATCGCGGGCGCACGCGTCGTGCTGGTCGACGGCAGGGTCACCGCCACGTGGACCGTCGATGCGGACACCGTCATCGTCACGCCACTGCGTGGCTTGTCCCGGTCCGAACGCACCGCCGTCACCGAGGAAGGGCATGAGCTGGCGGCGTTCCTCTCCGACAAGGAGAGCGACCGGGTAAAGATCGCATAG
- a CDS encoding DUF3253 domain-containing protein, producing MPHPRRQLERIRDGDGPGADQARIAMTAEARPEQLRAAILALVHARGADSSICPSDAARAVAGDWRPLMPEAVDLARNLARSGAVQLTQRDRLLGPDDEWQGPIRIRLPRRSDG from the coding sequence ATGCCCCATCCGCGCCGGCAACTGGAGCGGATCCGGGACGGCGATGGCCCAGGCGCGGACCAGGCCCGGATCGCGATGACCGCCGAGGCGCGGCCCGAGCAACTGCGGGCCGCCATTCTCGCGCTGGTCCACGCCCGAGGGGCGGACAGCAGCATCTGTCCGTCCGACGCGGCCAGGGCAGTCGCCGGCGACTGGCGTCCGCTGATGCCCGAGGCGGTGGACCTGGCCAGAAATCTGGCCAGGTCCGGAGCGGTTCAGCTCACCCAGCGGGACCGGCTGCTCGGCCCGGACGACGAGTGGCAGGGACCGATCCGGATCCGGCTGCCCCGGCGATCCGATGGCTGA
- a CDS encoding STAS domain-containing protein, producing MIAPGGSFPDLGRSMRGWFTNEPRRRTGRDDTVTGQPRPAQFSCQVHQHDQALVLSVAGPLDLATQPAFAEAVRSALRTDASSVVVDLAAVTFMASPGLAVLVEALEESMRANKSLHVVVGDTVAARSIEVTGLGQVLPLAPDVRTALDG from the coding sequence GTGATCGCCCCCGGCGGCTCGTTCCCGGACCTGGGCCGGTCGATGCGAGGATGGTTCACCAATGAACCACGACGCCGGACAGGACGGGACGACACGGTGACCGGACAGCCGAGGCCTGCGCAGTTCAGCTGCCAGGTGCACCAGCACGACCAAGCGCTCGTCCTCTCCGTTGCCGGGCCCTTGGACCTCGCCACACAGCCCGCGTTCGCCGAGGCGGTGCGCAGCGCCTTACGAACGGACGCGTCATCAGTCGTCGTGGACCTCGCCGCCGTGACCTTCATGGCATCACCGGGCCTCGCTGTCCTGGTGGAGGCGCTGGAGGAGTCGATGCGCGCGAACAAGAGCCTGCACGTGGTGGTCGGCGACACGGTCGCCGCGCGGTCGATCGAAGTCACCGGTCTGGGGCAGGTGCTTCCGTTGGCGCCGGACGTGCGGACCGCGCTCGACGGCTGA